The Herpetosiphonaceae bacterium sequence CGGCATAGAGCTGGTCAACATCTTCATTGTTGCGCTCAGTGTGCGAAACCGACGCTAAGACTTCGTCACACGTCACAAAGCCACGATCTCGTGCCAGCTCAAGCAGCTTGTCCAACATGCAGGACGTCCTCCAAAAGGCAAATAACACAAAACGTAAGTGAGGAAATATTTGCCAGCTTAAAGTATTCACGTAACAAGAGGGTCCGGGTTGGCAATCCACGGAACCCTCTCCTGTGCACACATTGCACAATCTATCACGAGCAACTATACTATAGCGGTTGCCACAGGCAAAGTCAACCCCTGTCTTAAAACGCTATTAACACTACCGAGATTTAGGCGAAATTTTGACTAATTATTGAGCTTTCGCCCGTACCTGCGCCGCATGGCGGCAGCGCTGCAAGATCCACGCCGCGAAGCTCCGCCGATCGTTCGCTGATGACCCTCATGGGTAGAGCCGCAAGGCAGCGGCGTGCGGCACCCCGATGAAGCTCCGCCAACTCATGGCACGGTGCTTGGAATGGGCTTACTATAGTGCTGTATGGCCTGTACGAAGGAGGTAGCTCGTGGATGAGGTTCAGGGATACTGTGTCAAATGCAAAACGCAACGAGCCATGAAGGACGCTCACGAAGAAAAGATGGATAACGGACGACGTGCCGCAAAGGGTACCTGCTCGGTCTGCGGCACAAAGATGACGAAGTTCCTGCCGAACGCCAAAAAGTAAGATCGCGCTCCAACAGAATCTCCTGCGCGGCGGGCGAGGTATACACCTCGCCCGCCGCTGTGTGGTATGCTATCACGTTAGTTAACGATGACAATCAAGCGTTGAGGCCATTATGTCTAAGCAGCCTGGTCCGCAGCAACCTGTGGCGGTCAATCGCAAAGCATTTCACGATTATTTTATCGAGGAAGAGTACGAGGCCGGGATTGTGCTGACCGGCTCCGAGATCAAATCCATCCGGCGCGGCAAGGCCAACCTGCGCGGCGCGTATGCTCGCATTCAGGATGGCGAGGCCTGGCTCTTCGACGCCCATATCTCGCCGAACGAGGAAACCGGCGCGATCTTCCAGCACGAGCCGACCCGACCACGCAAACTGCTGCTGC is a genomic window containing:
- the smpB gene encoding SsrA-binding protein SmpB, which gives rise to MSKQPGPQQPVAVNRKAFHDYFIEEEYEAGIVLTGSEIKSIRRGKANLRGAYARIQDGEAWLFDAHISPNEETGAIFQHEPTRPRKLLLHRREINRLLGKLEQKGLTLVPLDIHFKQRRAKVKLGLARGKKLYDKREATAERESKRQIERALKERRYDD